One genomic region from Anopheles funestus chromosome X unlocalized genomic scaffold, idAnoFuneDA-416_04 X_unloc_73, whole genome shotgun sequence encodes:
- the LOC125774025 gene encoding uncharacterized protein LOC125774025 isoform X4 gives MLITRSVSNGSSIVAHIWIDLVISYQKLFYADVLSCLWKKLFEVQRLNIFSTFPKKILILPLWMLITRSVSDGSSIVAHIWIDLVISYQKLFYVDVLSCLWKKLFEVQRLNIFSTFPKKILILPLWMLITRSVSNGSSIVAHIWIDLVISYQKLFYADVLSCLWKKLFEVQRLNIFSTFPKKFLILPLWMLITWSVSNGSSIVAHIWIDLVISYQKLFYADVLSCLWKKLFEVQRLNIFSTFPKKFLILPLWMLITRSVSNGSSIVAHIWIDLVISYQKLFYADVLSCLWKKLFEVQRLNFFSTFPKKFLILPLWMLITRSVSNGSSIVAHIWIDLVISYQKLFYADVLSCLWKKLFEVQRLKIFSIFPKKILILPLWMLITRSVSNGSSIVAHIWIDLVISYQKLFYVDVLSCLWKKLFEVQRLNIFSTFPKKFLILPLWMLITRSVSNGSSIVAHIWIDLVISYQKLFYADVLSCLWKKLFEVQRLNIFSTFPKKFLILPLWMLITRSVSNGSSIVAHIWIDLVISYQKLFYADVLSCLWKKLFEVQRLNIFSTFPKKFLILPLWMLITRSVSNGSSIVAHIWKDLLISYQKLFYADVLSCLWKKLFEKVASNTLNGLYELPTFRLISRDSHFNFYF, from the exons atgcttataactcggtcagtttccaatggatcttcaattgtagcacatatttggatagatctggtcattagctaccaaaagttattctacgccgatgtgctaagttgtctgtggaaaaagttattcgaggtacaaagacttaacattttctcaacttttccaaaaaaaatcctcattttgccactttggatgcttataactcggtcagtttccgatggatcttcaattgtagcacatatttggatagatctggtcattagctaccaaaagttattctacgtcgatgtgctaagttgtctgtggaaaaagttattcgag gtacaaagacttaacattttctcaacttttccaaaaaaaatcctcattttgccactttggatgcttataactcggtcagtttccaatggatcttcaattgtagcacatatttggatagatctggtcattagctaccaaaagttattctacgccgatgtgctaagttgtctgtggaaaaagttatttgag gtacaaagacttaacattttctcaacttttccaaaaaaattcctcatattgccactttggatgcttataacttggtcagtttccaatggatcttcaattgtagcacatatttggatagatctggtcattagctaccaaaagttattctacgccgatgtgctaagttgtctgtggaaaaagttattcgaggtacaaagacttaacattttctcaacttttccaaaaaaattcctcattttgccactttggatgcttataactcggtcagtttccaatggatcttcaattgtagcacatatttggatagatctggtcattagctaccaaaagttattctacgccgatgtgctaagttgtctgtggaaaaagttattcgaggtacaaagacttaactttttctcaacttttccaaaaaaattcctcattttgccactttggatgcttataactcggtcagtttccaatggatcttcaattgtagcacatatttggatagatctggtcattagctaccaaaagttattctacgccgatgtgctaagttgtctgtggaaaaagttattcgaggtacaaagacttaaaattttctcaatttttcctaaaaaaatcctcattttgccactttggatgcttataactcggtcagtttccaatggatcttcaattgtagcacatatttggatagatctggtcattagctaccaaaagttattctacgtcgatgtgctaagttgtctgtggaaaaagttattcgaggtacaaagacttaacattttctcaacttttccaaaaaaattcctcattttgccactttggatgcttataactcggtcagtttccaatggatcttcaattgtagcacatatttggatagatctggtcattagctaccaaaagttattctacgccgatgtgctaagttgtctgtggaaaaagttattcgaggtacaaagacttaacattttctcaacttttccaaaaaaattcctcattttgccactttggatgcttataactcggtcagtttccaatggatcttcaattgtagcacatatttggatagatctagtcattagctaccaaaagttattctacgccgatgtgctaagttgtctgtggaaaaagttattcgag gtacaaagacttaacattttctcaacttttccaaaaaaattcctcattttgccactttggatgcttataactcggtcagtttccaatggatcttcaattgtagcacatatttggaaagatctgctcatcagctaccaaaagttattctacgccgatgtgctaagttgtctgtggaaaaagttattcgaaaaagtagcttctaatactttgaatggcttatacgaattgcctaccttcaggctgatttctcgcgattcgcatttcaatttctatttttga
- the LOC125774025 gene encoding uncharacterized protein LOC125774025 isoform X10, whose protein sequence is MLITRSVSNGSSIVAHIWIDLVISYQKLFYADVLSCLWKKLFEVQRLNIFSTFPKKILILPLWMLITRSVSDGSSIVAHIWIDLVISYQKLFYVDVLSCLWKKLFEVQRLNIFSTFPKKILILPLWMLITRSVSNGSSIVAHIWIDLVISYQKLFYADVLSCLWKKLFEVQRLNIFSTFPKKILILPLWMLITQSVSNGSSIVAHIWIDLVISYQKLFYADVLSCLWKKLFEVQRLNFFSTFPKKFLILPLWMLITRSVSNGSSIVAHIWIDLVISYQKLFYADVLSCLWKKLFEVQRLNIFSTFPKKSSFCHFGCL, encoded by the exons atgcttataactcggtcagtttccaatggatcttcaattgtagcacatatttggatagatctggtcattagctaccaaaagttattctacgccgatgtgctaagttgtctgtggaaaaagttattcgaggtacaaagacttaacattttctcaacttttccaaaaaaaatcctcattttgccactttggatgcttataactcggtcagtttccgatggatcttcaattgtagcacatatttggatagatctggtcattagctaccaaaagttattctacgtcgatgtgctaagttgtctgtggaaaaagttattcgag gtacaaagacttaacattttctcaacttttccaaaaaaaatcctcattttgccactttggatgcttataactcggtcagtttccaatggatcttcaattgtagcacatatttggatagatctggtcattagctaccaaaagttattctacgccgatgtgctaagttgtctgtggaaaaagttatttgag gtacaaagacttaacattttctcaacttttccaaaaaaaatcctcattttgccactttggatgcttataactcagtcagtttccaatggatcttcaattgtagcacatatttggatagatctggtcattagctaccaaaagttattctacgccgatgtgctaagttgtctgtggaaaaagttattcgaggtacaaagacttaactttttctcaacttttccaaaaaaattcctcattttgccactttggatgcttataactcggtcagtttccaatggatcttcaattgtagcacatatttggatagatctggtcattagctaccaaaagttattctacgccgatgtgctaagttgtctgtggaaaaagttattcgag gtacaaagacttaacattttctcaacttttccaaaaaaatcctcattttgccactttggatgcttataa
- the LOC125774025 gene encoding uncharacterized protein LOC125774025 isoform X8 yields the protein MLITRSVSNGSSIVAHIWIDLVISYQKLFYADVLSCLWKKLFEVQRLNIFSTFPKKFLILPLWMLITWSVSNGSSIVAHIWIDLVISYQKLFYADVLSCLWKKLFEVQRLNIFSTFPKKFLILPLWMLITRSVSNGSSIVAHIWIDLVISYQKLFYADVLSCLWKKLFEVQRLNFFSTFPKKFLILPLWMLITRSVSNGSSIVAHIWIDLVISYQKLFYADVLSCLWKKLFEVQRLKIFSIFPKKILILPLWMLITRSVSNGSSIVAHIWIDLVISYQKLFYVDVLSCLWKKLFEVQRLNIFSTFPKKFLILPLWMLITRSVSNGSSIVAHIWIDLVISYQKLFYADVLSCLWKKLFEVQRLNIFSTFPKKFLILPLWMLITRSVSNGSSIVAHIWIDLVISYQKLFYADVLSCLWKKLFEVQRLNIFSTFPKKFLILPLWMLITRSVSNGSSIVAHIWKDLLISYQKLFYADVLSCLWKKLFEKVASNTLNGLYELPTFRLISRDSHFNFYF from the exons atgcttataactcggtcagtttccaatggatcttcaattgtagcacatatttggatagatctggtcattagctaccaaaagttattctacgccgatgtgctaagttgtctgtggaaaaagttattcgag gtacaaagacttaacattttctcaacttttccaaaaaaattcctcatattgccactttggatgcttataacttggtcagtttccaatggatcttcaattgtagcacatatttggatagatctggtcattagctaccaaaagttattctacgccgatgtgctaagttgtctgtggaaaaagttattcgaggtacaaagacttaacattttctcaacttttccaaaaaaattcctcattttgccactttggatgcttataactcggtcagtttccaatggatcttcaattgtagcacatatttggatagatctggtcattagctaccaaaagttattctacgccgatgtgctaagttgtctgtggaaaaagttattcgaggtacaaagacttaactttttctcaacttttccaaaaaaattcctcattttgccactttggatgcttataactcggtcagtttccaatggatcttcaattgtagcacatatttggatagatctggtcattagctaccaaaagttattctacgccgatgtgctaagttgtctgtggaaaaagttattcgaggtacaaagacttaaaattttctcaatttttcctaaaaaaatcctcattttgccactttggatgcttataactcggtcagtttccaatggatcttcaattgtagcacatatttggatagatctggtcattagctaccaaaagttattctacgtcgatgtgctaagttgtctgtggaaaaagttattcgaggtacaaagacttaacattttctcaacttttccaaaaaaattcctcattttgccactttggatgcttataactcggtcagtttccaatggatcttcaattgtagcacatatttggatagatctggtcattagctaccaaaagttattctacgccgatgtgctaagttgtctgtggaaaaagttattcgaggtacaaagacttaacattttctcaacttttccaaaaaaattcctcattttgccactttggatgcttataactcggtcagtttccaatggatcttcaattgtagcacatatttggatagatctagtcattagctaccaaaagttattctacgccgatgtgctaagttgtctgtggaaaaagttattcgag gtacaaagacttaacattttctcaacttttccaaaaaaattcctcattttgccactttggatgcttataactcggtcagtttccaatggatcttcaattgtagcacatatttggaaagatctgctcatcagctaccaaaagttattctacgccgatgtgctaagttgtctgtggaaaaagttattcgaaaaagtagcttctaatactttgaatggcttatacgaattgcctaccttcaggctgatttctcgcgattcgcatttcaatttctatttttga
- the LOC125774025 gene encoding uncharacterized protein LOC125774025 isoform X1 has translation MLITRSVSNGSSIVAHIWIDLVISYQKLFYADVLSCLWKKLFEVQRLNIFSTFPKKFLILPLGMLITRSVSNGSSIVAHIWIDLVISYQKLFYADVLSCLWKKLFEVQRLNIFSTFPKKFLILPLWMLITRSVSNGSSIVAHIWIDLVISYQKLFYADVLSCLWKKLFEVQRLNIFSTFPKKFLILPLWMLITRSVSNGSSIVAHIWIDLVISYQKLFYADVLSCLWKKLFEVQRLNIFSTFPKKFLILPLWMLITRSVSNGSSIVAHIWIDLVISYQKLFYADVLSCLWKKLFEVQRLNIFSTFPKKFLILPLWMLITWSVSNGSSIVAHIWIDLVISYQKLFYADVLSCLWKKLFEVQRLNIFSTFPKKFLILPLWMLITRSVSNGSSIVAHIWIDLVISYQKLFYADVLSCLWKKLFEVQRLNFFSTFPKKFLILPLWMLITRSVSNGSSIVAHIWIDLVISYQKLFYADVLSCLWKKLFEVQRLKIFSIFPKKILILPLWMLITRSVSNGSSIVAHIWIDLVISYQKLFYVDVLSCLWKKLFEVQRLNIFSTFPKKFLILPLWMLITRSVSNGSSIVAHIWIDLVISYQKLFYADVLSCLWKKLFEVQRLNIFSTFPKKFLILPLWMLITRSVSNGSSIVAHIWIDLVISYQKLFYADVLSCLWKKLFEVQRLNIFSTFPKKFLILPLWMLITRSVSNGSSIVAHIWKDLLISYQKLFYADVLSCLWKKLFEKVASNTLNGLYELPTFRLISRDSHFNFYF, from the exons atgcttataactcggtcagtttccaatggatcttcaattgtagcacatatttggatagatctggtcattagctaccaaaagttattctacgccgatgtgctaagttgtctgtggaaaaagttattcgag gtacaaagacttaacattttctcaacttttccaaaaaaattcctcattttgccacttgggatgcttataactcggtcagtttccaatggatcttcaattgtagcacatatttggatagatctggtcattagctaccaaaagttattctacgccgatgtgctaagttgtctgtggaaaaagttattcgaggtacaaagacttaacattttctcaacttttccaaaaaaattcctcattttgccactttggatgcttataactcggtcagtttccaatggatcttcaattgtagcacatatttggatagatctggtcattagctaccaaaagttattctacgccgatgtgctaagttgtctgtggaaaaagttattcgaggtacaaagacttaacattttctcaacttttccaaaaaaattcctcattttgccactttggatgcttataactcggtcagtttccaatggatcttcaattgtagcacatatttggatagatctggtcattagctaccaaaagttattctacgccgatgtgctaagttgtctgtggaaaaagttattcgaggtacaaagacttaacattttctcaacttttccaaaaaaattcctcattttgccactttggatgcttataactcggtcagtttccaatggatcttcaattgtagcacatatttggatagatctggtcattagctaccaaaagttattctacgccgatgtgctaagttgtctgtggaaaaagttattcgag gtacaaagacttaacattttctcaacttttccaaaaaaattcctcatattgccactttggatgcttataacttggtcagtttccaatggatcttcaattgtagcacatatttggatagatctggtcattagctaccaaaagttattctacgccgatgtgctaagttgtctgtggaaaaagttattcgaggtacaaagacttaacattttctcaacttttccaaaaaaattcctcattttgccactttggatgcttataactcggtcagtttccaatggatcttcaattgtagcacatatttggatagatctggtcattagctaccaaaagttattctacgccgatgtgctaagttgtctgtggaaaaagttattcgaggtacaaagacttaactttttctcaacttttccaaaaaaattcctcattttgccactttggatgcttataactcggtcagtttccaatggatcttcaattgtagcacatatttggatagatctggtcattagctaccaaaagttattctacgccgatgtgctaagttgtctgtggaaaaagttattcgaggtacaaagacttaaaattttctcaatttttcctaaaaaaatcctcattttgccactttggatgcttataactcggtcagtttccaatggatcttcaattgtagcacatatttggatagatctggtcattagctaccaaaagttattctacgtcgatgtgctaagttgtctgtggaaaaagttattcgaggtacaaagacttaacattttctcaacttttccaaaaaaattcctcattttgccactttggatgcttataactcggtcagtttccaatggatcttcaattgtagcacatatttggatagatctggtcattagctaccaaaagttattctacgccgatgtgctaagttgtctgtggaaaaagttattcgaggtacaaagacttaacattttctcaacttttccaaaaaaattcctcattttgccactttggatgcttataactcggtcagtttccaatggatcttcaattgtagcacatatttggatagatctagtcattagctaccaaaagttattctacgccgatgtgctaagttgtctgtggaaaaagttattcgag gtacaaagacttaacattttctcaacttttccaaaaaaattcctcattttgccactttggatgcttataactcggtcagtttccaatggatcttcaattgtagcacatatttggaaagatctgctcatcagctaccaaaagttattctacgccgatgtgctaagttgtctgtggaaaaagttattcgaaaaagtagcttctaatactttgaatggcttatacgaattgcctaccttcaggctgatttctcgcgattcgcatttcaatttctatttttga
- the LOC125774025 gene encoding uncharacterized protein LOC125774025 isoform X3: MLITRSVSNGSSIVAHIWIDLVISYQKLFYADVLSCLWKKLFEVQRLKIFSIFPKKFLILPLWMLITRSVSNGSSIVTQIWKDLLISYQKLFYADVLSCLWKKLFEVQRLKIFSIFPKKFLILPLWMLITRSVSYGSSIEAHIWIDLVISYQKLFYADVLSCLWKKLFEVQRLNIFSTFPKKFLILPLWMLITRSVSNGSSIVAHIWIDLVISYQKLFYADVLSCLWKKLFEVQRLNIFSTFPKKFLILPLWMLITWSVSNGSSIVAHIWIDLVISYQKLFYADVLSCLWKKLFEVQRLNIFSTFPKKFLILPLWMLITRSVSNGSSIVAHIWIDLVISYQKLFYADVLSCLWKKLFEVQRLNFFSTFPKKFLILPLWMLITRSVSNGSSIVAHIWIDLVISYQKLFYADVLSCLWKKLFEVQRLKIFSIFPKKILILPLWMLITRSVSNGSSIVAHIWIDLVISYQKLFYVDVLSCLWKKLFEVQRLNIFSTFPKKFLILPLWMLITRSVSNGSSIVAHIWIDLVISYQKLFYADVLSCLWKKLFEVQRLNIFSTFPKKFLILPLWMLITRSVSNGSSIVAHIWIDLVISYQKLFYADVLSCLWKKLFEVQRLNIFSTFPKKFLILPLWMLITRSVSNGSSIVAHIWKDLLISYQKLFYADVLSCLWKKLFEKVASNTLNGLYELPTFRLISRDSHFNFYF, translated from the exons atgcttataactcggtcagtttccaatggatcttcaattgtagcacatatttggatagatctggtcattagctaccaaaagttattctacgccgatgtgctaagttgtctgtggaaaaagttattcgaggtacaaagacttaaaattttctcaatttttcctaaaaaattcctcattttgccactttggatgcttataactcggtcagtttccaatggatcttcaattgtaacacagatttggaaagatctgctcatcagctaccaaaagttattctacgccgatgtgctaagttgtctgtggaaaaagttattcgaggtacaaagacttaaaattttctcaatttttcctaaaaaattcctcattttgccactttggatgcttataactcggtcagtttcctatggatcttcaattgaagcacatatttggatagatctggtcattagctaccaaaagttattctacgccgatgtgctaagttgtctgtggaaaaagttattcgag gtacaaagacttaacattttctcaacttttccaaaaaaattcctcattttgccactttggatgcttataactcggtcagtttccaatggatcttcaattgtagcacatatttggatagatctggtcattagctaccaaaagttattctacgccgatgtgctaagttgtctgtggaaaaagttattcgag gtacaaagacttaacattttctcaacttttccaaaaaaattcctcatattgccactttggatgcttataacttggtcagtttccaatggatcttcaattgtagcacatatttggatagatctggtcattagctaccaaaagttattctacgccgatgtgctaagttgtctgtggaaaaagttattcgaggtacaaagacttaacattttctcaacttttccaaaaaaattcctcattttgccactttggatgcttataactcggtcagtttccaatggatcttcaattgtagcacatatttggatagatctggtcattagctaccaaaagttattctacgccgatgtgctaagttgtctgtggaaaaagttattcgaggtacaaagacttaactttttctcaacttttccaaaaaaattcctcattttgccactttggatgcttataactcggtcagtttccaatggatcttcaattgtagcacatatttggatagatctggtcattagctaccaaaagttattctacgccgatgtgctaagttgtctgtggaaaaagttattcgaggtacaaagacttaaaattttctcaatttttcctaaaaaaatcctcattttgccactttggatgcttataactcggtcagtttccaatggatcttcaattgtagcacatatttggatagatctggtcattagctaccaaaagttattctacgtcgatgtgctaagttgtctgtggaaaaagttattcgaggtacaaagacttaacattttctcaacttttccaaaaaaattcctcattttgccactttggatgcttataactcggtcagtttccaatggatcttcaattgtagcacatatttggatagatctggtcattagctaccaaaagttattctacgccgatgtgctaagttgtctgtggaaaaagttattcgaggtacaaagacttaacattttctcaacttttccaaaaaaattcctcattttgccactttggatgcttataactcggtcagtttccaatggatcttcaattgtagcacatatttggatagatctagtcattagctaccaaaagttattctacgccgatgtgctaagttgtctgtggaaaaagttattcgag gtacaaagacttaacattttctcaacttttccaaaaaaattcctcattttgccactttggatgcttataactcggtcagtttccaatggatcttcaattgtagcacatatttggaaagatctgctcatcagctaccaaaagttattctacgccgatgtgctaagttgtctgtggaaaaagttattcgaaaaagtagcttctaatactttgaatggcttatacgaattgcctaccttcaggctgatttctcgcgattcgcatttcaatttctatttttga